A region from the Bdellovibrio bacteriovorus genome encodes:
- a CDS encoding LLM class flavin-dependent oxidoreductase — protein sequence MKKLSSTPLSVLDLAPIAEGKTIADSFRNTLDLAKHVESLGYHRFWLAEHHNLEGIASAATSVLIGYVAGGTSKIRVGSGGIMLPNHAPLVIAEQFGTLETLYPGRIDLGLGRAPGTDGFTMRALRKDFTNKDVEFSDQVQELQYFFAPAAPGQKVKAVPGAGIDVPIWLLGSSLYSAQLAAVLGLPYAFAGHFAPEMMMQAIDLYRVGFQPSKHLKAPRVMMGVQVVAADSDEKAKYLATTNYQRFLGIIRNQRVSLKPPVQDMDALWTPMEKEHVLQKLGTAVIGGPQKVQEGLQKLIDQTGADELMIMSDAFDHADRRRSFEIIKEVSV from the coding sequence ATGAAAAAACTTTCTTCCACTCCTTTGTCTGTTCTTGATTTGGCTCCCATCGCCGAAGGAAAAACAATCGCCGATTCCTTTCGCAACACTTTGGATTTAGCAAAGCACGTGGAAAGTTTAGGGTACCATCGCTTTTGGCTGGCAGAGCATCACAACCTTGAAGGTATTGCTAGTGCGGCGACGTCCGTATTGATTGGCTATGTTGCTGGTGGCACCTCTAAGATTCGTGTTGGTTCTGGCGGTATTATGCTTCCGAACCATGCACCTCTGGTTATCGCTGAACAGTTTGGTACTTTAGAAACTCTTTATCCCGGTCGCATTGACCTTGGGTTGGGGCGTGCTCCGGGAACGGACGGTTTCACTATGCGTGCTTTACGCAAAGACTTCACAAATAAAGACGTGGAGTTCTCAGATCAAGTGCAAGAGCTGCAATACTTCTTCGCTCCCGCAGCGCCGGGACAAAAAGTGAAAGCGGTTCCGGGTGCGGGAATTGATGTTCCGATATGGCTTTTAGGTTCTAGTCTTTACAGTGCACAGTTGGCCGCTGTTCTGGGATTGCCTTACGCTTTTGCCGGGCACTTTGCTCCGGAAATGATGATGCAAGCCATTGATCTTTACCGGGTGGGATTCCAACCTTCAAAGCACTTAAAAGCGCCGCGAGTGATGATGGGCGTGCAAGTCGTTGCTGCCGATTCTGATGAAAAGGCGAAATATTTAGCAACGACAAACTATCAGCGCTTCTTAGGCATTATTCGTAATCAACGAGTTTCTTTAAAGCCGCCGGTGCAAGACATGGATGCTTTGTGGACGCCGATGGAAAAAGAGCATGTGCTGCAAAAGTTAGGAACAGCCGTGATTGGCGGGCCACAAAAAGTTCAAGAAGGTTTGCAGAAGCTCATTGATCAAACAGGCGCAGATGAGTTGATGATTATGTCAGATGCCTTTGATCATGCCGATCGTCGGCGTTCGTTTGAAATTATCAAAGAGGTCTCTGTTTAA
- a CDS encoding S1 family peptidase produces MSRSVLVLGLIALVSCTPKSQPGVELKKDAAIMGGSMVAENAAIASGIVGIYDTQDNSICTGSLISENLVLTAAHCATSKPSKLKIVFGVDIDATMSIREPDVQQELTRTVSAIQVHSSYKPEEQEEKETDWGDIAILKFPGKLPAGYKPVALLQDDSILKKGFVVTLAGYGVSHIDLEPIDARKVRDIEEAIEYGEVICDDNLKNCLKVDMSGDGELRQTTAPVSFLTETEVFLDESKGRGTCSGDSGGPAYVQKNGQYFLFGITSRGSQLCDSVGVYTNTVYYNNWIRETALKLSK; encoded by the coding sequence ATGTCTCGTAGTGTCTTGGTTTTAGGTCTTATTGCTTTGGTGTCCTGCACACCTAAATCTCAACCGGGTGTGGAACTTAAAAAGGATGCTGCAATTATGGGCGGTAGTATGGTCGCAGAAAACGCCGCCATCGCTTCAGGAATCGTCGGCATCTATGATACCCAAGACAATTCTATCTGCACGGGCTCGTTGATTTCAGAAAACCTGGTTTTGACAGCCGCTCACTGTGCGACATCAAAGCCTTCGAAGCTTAAAATCGTTTTCGGTGTCGATATTGATGCCACAATGTCGATCCGCGAACCTGATGTGCAACAAGAACTGACTCGCACTGTCAGCGCCATCCAAGTTCATTCTTCTTATAAGCCAGAAGAACAAGAAGAAAAAGAAACGGACTGGGGCGATATCGCGATCCTGAAATTCCCGGGGAAACTTCCTGCCGGATATAAACCGGTAGCTCTTCTTCAAGACGACAGCATTTTAAAAAAAGGTTTTGTAGTGACTTTAGCCGGCTATGGCGTCTCTCATATCGATCTTGAACCGATCGATGCCCGTAAAGTTCGCGATATCGAAGAAGCCATTGAGTACGGTGAAGTGATCTGCGACGACAACCTAAAAAATTGCTTGAAGGTCGATATGTCGGGCGACGGAGAACTTCGTCAAACGACAGCACCCGTATCGTTTTTAACTGAAACAGAAGTCTTTTTGGATGAATCCAAAGGCCGCGGCACTTGCAGTGGTGACTCTGGCGGTCCTGCGTATGTACAAAAAAATGGCCAGTATTTCCTTTTCGGAATTACGAGTCGTGGAAGTCAGCTTTGCGATAGCGTGGGTGTTTACACCAACACGGTTTACTATAATAACTGGATTCGCGAAACGGCGCTTAAGTTAAGCAAATAA
- a CDS encoding manganese efflux pump MntP, giving the protein MIEVIVLGLILSADSFSAALAMGGRPFTRKDALKFAFSSGGAEAVVTLLGFLAGAKIIAHIADYDHWIAFSLLAAVAAHMAHEGFTALRSKEPAEDANEFHSFTKVLIVSFATSLDALGVGISLGIANKDISYYVVSIGIFAFLTTLLGLYLARHLSDKMGPIFTLIGSLVLAVMAVQMLSI; this is encoded by the coding sequence ATGATCGAAGTTATCGTTTTAGGACTGATTTTAAGTGCGGATTCTTTTTCTGCAGCCTTGGCTATGGGCGGTCGCCCCTTTACCAGAAAAGATGCCTTGAAATTCGCCTTTTCGTCAGGGGGAGCCGAAGCCGTTGTCACCCTCTTAGGATTTTTAGCTGGCGCAAAAATCATTGCCCACATTGCCGACTACGATCATTGGATTGCCTTTTCTCTTTTAGCTGCAGTCGCAGCCCACATGGCGCACGAAGGTTTTACCGCGCTTCGCTCGAAAGAACCCGCTGAAGATGCCAATGAGTTTCACAGCTTCACAAAAGTATTGATTGTTTCTTTCGCCACCAGCCTGGATGCCTTGGGTGTGGGCATCAGCCTGGGGATCGCCAATAAAGATATCAGTTACTACGTTGTCTCGATCGGAATTTTTGCTTTTCTTACGACCCTTCTCGGGCTGTATTTAGCTCGCCATCTTTCGGATAAAATGGGTCCCATCTTCACTTTGATCGGCTCTTTAGTACTCGCAGTTATGGCCGTACAAATGCTTTCCATTTAA
- a CDS encoding DUF4383 domain-containing protein: protein MELEREPRRKPTPPKSTPARGPAPASQTTVTRTYTAPTEEIVMPNEQTYAREVCVVQGILFLTIGLIGFVVTDLFSAHLSASHNAIHLASGALALWFGFDSERSARIYSFAFGSVYGALAILGFALGKPAMATVGHVAEDRFLWKLIPGVLEFGTADHILHTLIASAFILGAALKIKRVKRMKA, encoded by the coding sequence ATGGAATTAGAGAGAGAACCCCGAAGAAAACCAACACCGCCGAAAAGCACTCCCGCGCGAGGCCCAGCACCCGCTTCGCAAACAACGGTCACGCGCACATACACTGCTCCTACCGAGGAAATCGTCATGCCTAATGAACAAACTTACGCGCGTGAGGTGTGTGTGGTTCAAGGAATATTATTTTTGACGATTGGTTTGATTGGATTTGTCGTCACCGATTTATTCTCGGCCCACCTAAGTGCTTCACACAACGCCATTCACCTTGCCAGCGGTGCTTTGGCTTTATGGTTTGGATTTGATAGTGAAAGAAGTGCGCGCATTTATTCCTTCGCGTTTGGCTCCGTGTATGGAGCCTTGGCGATTTTGGGATTTGCACTTGGTAAACCCGCGATGGCCACCGTCGGGCACGTCGCCGAAGATCGATTCTTATGGAAATTGATTCCAGGAGTCCTTGAGTTCGGAACGGCTGACCATATTCTGCATACATTGATTGCCAGTGCGTTCATCTTAGGGGCGGCCTTGAAAATCAAACGGGTCAAAAGGATGAAGGCTTAA
- a CDS encoding LysR family transcriptional regulator: protein MTFEQLITLEMIVEKGSFKAAAEALHKTQPSLSVAIKKLEEEFDVLLFNRDEYRPTLTAQGKTFYRWAQNCLRTFRELEVKGKELGTQAIEPRLNIILDPLVQFESVQPVFEARAQLPSVTEFSFQTETLDEGMQFLLDGDADFAIAPKINEDERIESVPFSKIKMIPAVAKKLLKNETVDYTWLRNNRQIVVSKTGGKNFDPSKAAKGMFSEGPKCFVTDHTLKRNLVVNGFGWGRLATYEVQNELRKGTVIEIKHDSIVPITLNLHIMRSKLKPMGPVAKIIWEQLLKQCESLPTYTKKSKKSK, encoded by the coding sequence ATGACGTTTGAGCAGTTGATCACATTAGAAATGATTGTTGAAAAAGGCAGTTTTAAAGCAGCAGCCGAAGCACTTCATAAGACCCAACCCAGCCTGAGTGTGGCGATTAAAAAACTGGAAGAAGAATTCGACGTTTTGCTTTTCAACCGCGATGAATATCGGCCCACGTTGACAGCGCAAGGTAAAACTTTTTACCGCTGGGCGCAGAACTGTTTGCGCACTTTCCGCGAGCTTGAAGTCAAAGGCAAAGAGTTAGGGACGCAGGCGATTGAGCCACGTCTGAATATCATCTTAGATCCTCTTGTGCAGTTTGAGTCGGTACAACCGGTCTTTGAAGCACGTGCTCAGTTACCCAGTGTGACTGAATTCAGTTTTCAGACGGAAACCTTGGATGAAGGAATGCAATTTCTTTTGGACGGCGATGCCGACTTTGCTATTGCTCCGAAGATAAACGAAGACGAAAGAATTGAAAGTGTCCCTTTTTCTAAAATCAAAATGATTCCCGCAGTGGCAAAAAAACTTTTGAAAAACGAGACTGTCGATTACACATGGCTTCGTAATAATCGCCAAATCGTCGTGTCTAAAACCGGAGGAAAGAACTTTGATCCGTCCAAGGCCGCGAAGGGCATGTTTAGCGAAGGGCCGAAATGTTTTGTCACCGATCACACCCTAAAACGGAACCTTGTGGTGAATGGGTTTGGGTGGGGACGCCTAGCGACTTACGAAGTTCAGAATGAGCTTCGTAAGGGAACAGTGATTGAAATTAAGCACGATTCCATTGTTCCCATCACTCTGAACTTGCACATCATGCGTTCGAAGTTAAAGCCTATGGGGCCGGTCGCAAAAATAATCTGGGAGCAGCTATTAAAGCAGTGTGAGTCTTTGCCGACGTACACAAAAAAATCAAAAAAGAGCAAATAG
- a CDS encoding carboxymuconolactone decarboxylase family protein, which translates to MSQRINYNQQSGPAVQSLMGLEAYLKTTSLEKNLIHMVKIRVSQLNGCAFCVDMHHKEAKIDGEKELRLYHLTVWHESPHFENRERAALRWAELLTRIPHEGVSDEEFKKVREFFSEKEVSDLTMAIVSINAWNRLGVAFRSTPGAMDKLFGLDKAGLS; encoded by the coding sequence ATGAGCCAACGTATCAACTACAATCAACAATCCGGTCCTGCAGTTCAAAGCCTTATGGGTCTTGAAGCTTACTTAAAGACGACATCCCTTGAAAAAAACTTGATTCACATGGTGAAAATCCGTGTGTCCCAACTAAATGGCTGTGCCTTCTGTGTGGACATGCATCATAAGGAAGCCAAAATCGACGGCGAAAAAGAACTTCGTCTTTACCATTTAACGGTGTGGCACGAGTCCCCTCATTTTGAAAATCGGGAGCGCGCGGCCCTTCGCTGGGCAGAACTTCTGACTCGCATCCCGCACGAAGGCGTGAGCGACGAAGAATTTAAGAAAGTGCGCGAATTTTTCTCTGAAAAGGAAGTCTCTGATTTGACAATGGCGATTGTTTCCATCAATGCTTGGAATCGCTTGGGTGTTGCTTTCCGCTCTACTCCGGGCGCTATGGACAAATTATTTGGGCTGGATAAGGCAGGTTTATCTTAA
- a CDS encoding response regulator, translating into MTTLSGLKVLIVDDIKDNQLLVERYLQKVGVQDMDFAENGAEAVEKAKQETYDCILMDLQMPIMDGMEATRTLRRIGYTRPIWALTAHALREEREKCLAQGFDKHFAKPLDRKALIDDLELLHRRKQSEQHA; encoded by the coding sequence ATGACGACTCTTTCAGGACTTAAGGTCCTCATTGTTGATGACATCAAGGACAACCAACTTTTGGTTGAGCGCTATCTTCAAAAAGTCGGCGTACAGGATATGGACTTTGCGGAGAATGGGGCCGAGGCTGTTGAAAAAGCCAAACAAGAAACTTACGACTGCATTTTGATGGATTTGCAGATGCCGATTATGGACGGCATGGAAGCCACCAGAACGCTGCGAAGAATTGGCTACACACGTCCGATTTGGGCATTGACCGCGCATGCTTTGCGCGAAGAAAGAGAAAAGTGTTTGGCGCAAGGTTTTGACAAACACTTCGCCAAGCCTTTAGATCGCAAAGCTCTGATCGACGACTTAGAACTTCTTCATCGTCGAAAGCAGAGCGAGCAACATGCTTAA
- a CDS encoding translocation/assembly module TamB domain-containing protein encodes MKKFFLFLLGLLLFLFVALGVLWMNLDWVLNESNLRKVVEKTQIELTWQKFDFQIENKGFTAKYLKLNTENLCFKYPKPSVDICAKKIHLDVYIGFMAKMPLVQIKNLKLDVVSDHVFVTIPESTEPKPAEPFQWPAFEFGPLDSFLSQYLAMLPKDAVESIHVDIQGAKITLMPDTELNASAKADSEGKDLRLNTDFEMKIKKESFVKARLDSAMTLVSPAELQAQGVVELPSFGVKTHLKVHWLKSLQVGLDGLMKHQKMQLQSGLKAELRKEIWNLSLLAELKDPRLPFQRLSVHDCDISIEVKKGVPDQLKWPCVIEAHKIRKVPLKGLPDSLALNSLIHSPIDIDKDILRLQPQAELRMQEPALVELSVDAGAKITLNLTQKKFTQLEVDKLRALLKIPALENWQSLLVKSAYSLPAPLHVLKGGIELQAEGPATDLLTKIFNVKASLTTDLTSPRQALKTTSNMELTADIQKPLFTLQGDIRLTEVTLELPYLGFEAPPQFKPDSRFLKKAEEPPPAAKGPSTFIIKELNIHTDATPLRLKTRLLDEAIPIHIKYKLKDTKSLSGTVSIGKMNVEVFKKKAAVERFILKKYPDSTVQDLDGLLIHRTSEVKIEILIVGTTEKPRIELLSDPPLSRQQIISILLFNKSLQQLADEDKNTAGQLDQALLSEAFGLASLFLLSSTPIESVYFDPRTQSYTARVRLDDQTSVSLGSNFETSQQFTVRRRLGGPWSVSTELKQSDNAEDVITTLIEWFKRF; translated from the coding sequence ATGAAGAAATTTTTCCTATTCCTCTTAGGCTTGCTTCTTTTTCTTTTCGTAGCTCTTGGTGTCTTGTGGATGAATCTTGATTGGGTCTTAAATGAATCCAACTTACGAAAAGTTGTCGAAAAAACCCAGATTGAACTGACTTGGCAGAAATTTGATTTTCAAATAGAGAATAAAGGCTTCACGGCAAAATATTTAAAATTGAATACGGAAAATCTTTGTTTCAAATATCCAAAACCTTCCGTCGATATTTGTGCCAAGAAAATCCATCTTGATGTTTACATCGGGTTTATGGCCAAGATGCCTTTGGTACAGATTAAGAATCTAAAACTAGATGTTGTGTCAGATCATGTCTTTGTGACGATACCTGAATCAACAGAGCCTAAGCCCGCCGAACCTTTCCAGTGGCCTGCTTTTGAATTCGGGCCCTTGGATTCATTCCTTTCGCAGTATTTAGCAATGCTTCCAAAAGATGCCGTTGAATCCATCCACGTGGATATTCAAGGCGCGAAGATCACTTTAATGCCAGACACAGAATTGAACGCATCGGCGAAAGCAGATTCTGAGGGAAAAGATCTTCGCCTTAATACAGACTTTGAAATGAAGATCAAAAAAGAGTCTTTCGTGAAAGCGCGGCTCGACTCTGCGATGACACTTGTTTCTCCGGCGGAACTTCAAGCGCAAGGTGTCGTTGAGCTTCCTTCATTCGGAGTAAAGACCCATTTGAAAGTCCACTGGTTAAAGAGCCTGCAAGTAGGGCTCGATGGTTTGATGAAACATCAAAAGATGCAACTGCAATCCGGTCTGAAAGCGGAACTGCGAAAAGAAATTTGGAATCTCAGTCTGCTAGCCGAACTGAAGGACCCGCGCCTGCCCTTTCAGCGCCTCTCTGTTCATGACTGTGATATCTCTATTGAGGTGAAAAAAGGAGTTCCGGATCAGCTAAAATGGCCTTGCGTGATCGAAGCCCACAAGATTCGCAAGGTTCCTTTAAAAGGCCTTCCTGATTCACTAGCCCTGAATTCATTGATTCACTCCCCGATTGATATCGATAAAGATATTCTGCGTCTGCAGCCACAAGCAGAACTGCGCATGCAGGAACCGGCTTTGGTTGAATTGTCTGTGGATGCCGGCGCTAAAATAACACTGAATCTGACACAGAAAAAATTCACCCAACTCGAAGTCGATAAGCTGCGGGCTCTTTTAAAAATCCCGGCCCTTGAAAACTGGCAAAGCCTTCTAGTGAAAAGCGCTTACTCTCTGCCTGCGCCCTTGCATGTTCTTAAGGGCGGTATTGAACTGCAAGCCGAAGGACCTGCGACGGACTTACTGACGAAAATATTTAACGTGAAAGCGTCGTTGACGACAGATCTGACAAGTCCGCGCCAAGCTTTAAAGACAACCTCGAACATGGAACTCACTGCGGACATCCAAAAACCGTTGTTCACACTTCAAGGAGATATCCGGCTGACCGAAGTCACTTTGGAACTTCCCTATTTAGGATTTGAAGCGCCTCCACAATTTAAACCCGATTCTCGTTTTTTGAAAAAAGCAGAAGAGCCTCCACCTGCGGCCAAAGGTCCTTCAACGTTTATTATTAAAGAATTGAATATTCATACGGATGCCACACCCCTTCGTCTAAAAACACGTTTGCTTGATGAAGCCATCCCGATTCACATTAAGTACAAACTCAAAGATACCAAATCTTTATCTGGAACCGTTTCCATCGGAAAGATGAATGTTGAAGTTTTTAAAAAGAAGGCCGCGGTCGAAAGATTTATTCTGAAAAAGTATCCCGATTCAACCGTGCAGGATCTAGACGGTCTTTTAATTCATCGTACGTCGGAAGTAAAAATTGAAATTTTGATTGTAGGAACCACCGAAAAGCCACGGATTGAGCTTTTAAGTGATCCGCCATTAAGTCGCCAACAAATCATTTCGATTTTACTCTTCAACAAATCGTTGCAGCAGCTAGCTGACGAGGACAAGAATACAGCTGGCCAGCTGGATCAGGCTTTACTGTCTGAAGCGTTTGGTTTGGCATCTCTATTCTTGTTATCGTCAACACCCATTGAAAGTGTTTACTTCGATCCTCGCACCCAAAGCTATACGGCACGCGTGCGTTTAGATGATCAAACGTCGGTATCACTGGGATCGAACTTTGAAACCTCCCAACAATTTACCGTACGTCGCAGATTGGGCGGCCCCTGGAGTGTTTCGACTGAATTAAAACAATCCGACAACGCCGAAGATGTTATTACGACTTTAATTGAATGGTTTAAGCGCTTTTAA
- a CDS encoding RrF2 family transcriptional regulator, which produces MVLRNHVEWALHCCTVLASLEPGQYLATKDLAEFHGIPKEYLSKALQALSTAKIVEATLGPTGGYRLAKAPDKITFLEIVEAVEGKSSTFECSEIRKNNPCLGKFKIGPRPCNIARVMYRADEAWRKELRNTTIAMIMEQLVKELPAEVLEKNKAWMDSRR; this is translated from the coding sequence ATGGTACTTCGCAATCACGTGGAATGGGCTTTACATTGCTGCACGGTTTTAGCGTCACTAGAACCGGGTCAGTATTTAGCGACTAAAGATTTGGCCGAGTTTCATGGTATTCCCAAAGAATATCTCTCGAAAGCTCTGCAAGCTCTTTCCACGGCGAAGATTGTTGAAGCTACACTAGGGCCGACAGGTGGTTATCGCCTGGCGAAGGCTCCAGATAAAATCACATTCCTTGAAATCGTCGAAGCTGTGGAGGGAAAGTCCTCCACCTTCGAGTGTTCAGAAATACGCAAAAACAATCCTTGCCTGGGAAAATTTAAAATCGGCCCCCGCCCCTGCAATATTGCAAGAGTGATGTACCGTGCGGATGAGGCTTGGCGCAAAGAACTTCGTAATACGACAATTGCTATGATAATGGAGCAGTTGGTTAAAGAACTCCCCGCCGAAGTTCTGGAAAAGAACAAAGCTTGGATGGATTCACGCCGCTAA
- a CDS encoding BamA/TamA family outer membrane protein gives MLIRTLGFGMFVTFKKILLAAGLIGLGASANAEDVHTDHPCPNIQIESPEKIELSQTEHKWICGDKDSHAWGSIPPWQAQLFLKSFLQQRAYHHPQFEIRENKLFVKTGPQTFLKEWKFINEPREFHSEKRRKLKGRPLTPELLDEVEAWSKAHLQNLGYPCPEVTIQAVPSTESITVTLAPGEIYNFPPNEDVEVRGTNQNISIGRYSAFLPNQKFDARLLQLTSNRMITDEYHLSAYFETQCLPEGELKIIPRLVTGDPQLVSAGVGFNTEVGAIAQIRYKHSQLDDSGSTFESKMFLSFVEQTWDNAFQLYEGPPYKDRTFWSPQLNLKNENEDQYQSFTAELGVEWGLTKEFESFTSRFQLGPFYTYNNVDSDDSNYVLLSATSNVELYLQSHDYEYYMGEPRSGWQLSSNLRSAYENLGADQTFHQWLYQQQNLWNFNLWDPPLMVIGWRFKAGTFFMSDDSQFYSVVPENLRFYMGGDGTLRGFSRKQIPLSNLGSATFLYQGIELRAGDVFPFKLQPFIFLDMGWESDQIWTLYRTLYYSPGVGIRWPSFLGPVRASLSQGQVLFADEVDVEPHWQFYLSLGREF, from the coding sequence ATGTTAATTCGCACGTTGGGTTTTGGGATGTTTGTCACGTTTAAGAAAATTCTTCTGGCAGCGGGGCTAATAGGCCTAGGCGCCTCTGCGAATGCAGAAGATGTACACACGGACCATCCCTGCCCGAATATTCAAATTGAATCTCCAGAAAAAATAGAACTAAGCCAAACTGAGCATAAGTGGATTTGTGGAGACAAAGACAGTCACGCCTGGGGAAGCATTCCTCCTTGGCAAGCGCAGCTTTTTTTAAAGTCCTTCTTACAACAACGCGCCTACCACCATCCTCAATTTGAAATTCGCGAAAACAAGCTGTTTGTTAAGACGGGACCCCAAACTTTTCTAAAAGAATGGAAGTTCATTAACGAACCTCGTGAGTTTCATTCCGAAAAAAGACGCAAGCTCAAAGGTCGCCCGCTAACTCCGGAACTTCTGGATGAGGTGGAAGCATGGAGCAAGGCCCACTTACAAAATCTTGGCTATCCATGTCCTGAGGTCACGATTCAGGCTGTTCCTTCCACAGAATCTATTACGGTGACACTGGCACCCGGCGAGATTTACAACTTCCCACCCAACGAAGACGTTGAAGTACGAGGCACAAATCAGAATATCTCGATAGGCCGCTACAGCGCCTTTTTGCCGAACCAGAAATTTGATGCTCGTCTTCTGCAACTGACGTCCAATCGCATGATCACTGACGAATATCACCTGAGTGCATACTTTGAAACTCAATGCCTTCCCGAAGGGGAACTCAAAATCATTCCTCGCCTGGTGACCGGCGATCCTCAATTGGTCTCGGCCGGCGTGGGTTTCAATACCGAGGTTGGAGCCATTGCGCAGATTCGCTACAAGCATTCCCAACTAGACGACTCGGGGAGCACGTTTGAAAGTAAAATGTTTTTATCCTTCGTCGAGCAGACTTGGGACAATGCTTTCCAGCTTTATGAAGGTCCTCCGTATAAAGACCGAACATTCTGGTCGCCGCAGCTCAATTTAAAAAACGAAAACGAAGATCAATACCAGTCCTTCACCGCAGAGCTTGGGGTTGAATGGGGTCTCACTAAAGAATTTGAAAGTTTCACCTCCCGTTTTCAGTTAGGACCTTTCTACACTTACAACAACGTGGATAGTGATGACTCAAATTACGTCTTACTAAGTGCGACTTCGAATGTAGAGCTTTATCTGCAAAGCCATGACTACGAATACTATATGGGAGAACCCCGCTCCGGCTGGCAGCTTTCATCCAATCTTCGTTCTGCCTATGAGAATTTGGGCGCCGATCAAACATTTCATCAATGGCTTTATCAACAACAGAACTTGTGGAACTTCAACCTGTGGGATCCGCCTTTAATGGTGATTGGCTGGCGCTTTAAAGCCGGTACTTTCTTTATGTCGGACGACTCTCAATTCTATTCCGTTGTTCCTGAAAACTTACGCTTCTATATGGGGGGCGATGGGACCCTTCGTGGATTTTCCAGAAAACAAATTCCTCTTTCGAATTTAGGATCGGCGACATTTCTTTACCAAGGGATCGAGTTGCGCGCAGGTGACGTCTTCCCGTTCAAACTTCAGCCTTTTATCTTTTTAGATATGGGATGGGAAAGCGATCAGATCTGGACGCTGTATCGCACGCTCTATTATTCGCCGGGTGTGGGGATTCGTTGGCCTTCTTTCCTAGGCCCCGTGCGCGCGAGTCTTTCACAGGGACAAGTGCTGTTCGCTGACGAAGTTGATGTCGAGCCGCACTGGCAGTTTTACCTCAGTCTTGGAAGGGAGTTCTAA